The segment TCAGGAAATCTAAGAGCATTAGCCTCAACAGCTGATAAAACTATAAATGGAGTTCCTAGTTGTAAAGAAGAAGGAATAAATGGTACATTTGTAAACTGGAGAGGAATTTTTGCTAATCCAGGAGTTGAAACTAATGTAGTTGAATATTGGACAAAAGCTATGGAAGAAATGGTTAAAACTAAATCGTGGAAAGAAGCATTAGTTAGAAACGGTTGGGATAATAATTTTATGGTTGGAAAAGATTTTAGAAATTTCTTAGCTAACCAGGAGAAAGATTCAAAGGGAATATTAAAAGAAATAGGAATGTTAAAAGATTAATAAAAATTAAATTATTCCGTGAATATTTATTCACGGAATAATTTAAAAATAATAAACTAATATAAATTTATTATTTTTAAATTATAAATTTTATAATTATTTTATCAATTTTATTTATTAAATTATTAAGGAGAAAATTATGACAGGAATTATTTCAATAGTTTTAGGAATTCTTTATTTGATAGGAATGATGCAAATAGAGCTAGCTGCAATTGGACATCCTCATGCACCAATATACTTTCCAAGTGCATTGGGATTAGGAATGATAGGATTAGGGATTGCTCAATTAATTAAAGATAAAAAAATTAGTATACATCAATATTTAAATGATGAAACAATTCCAATGATATTAAAAACAGCGGGAATTATAATTATTTATGCAGTGTTATTTGTTCCTGCAGGATATGTTATTTCAACAATGATATTTATGTTTATGATGTTGTATTTATTTAATGGTAAAAATAAAATAAAAAGAACAGTAATAACAACAATTATTTTTAGTATATTAGTATATGTTGTTTTTTCAAAATTATTGGGTGTTTATTTACCAGTGATGCCATTTATCTATATTTAATAGGAGGTAAAGTTTAATGGATACATTAGGATTTTTGATGCAAGGAATGGGTGTAGCTTTACAACCAATGAATTTATTTTGGGTTACATTAGGAGGAGTTTTAGGGACAATAGTAGGTATGCTACCAGGGCTTGGGCCAGCAACAGGAGTAGCTGTTTTATTACCGATGACTTTTTCTATGGGACCAGAGGCAGCAATGATTACAATGGCAGGTGTATATTACGGGGCTATGTATGGAGGATCAAGAAGTTCAATTTTAATAAATACTCCAGGAGATGGGGCAGCAGTTGCAGCTACATTTGATGGTTATCCTATGGCTAAAAAAGGAAAAGCAGAGTCAGCATTAGCAATTTCAGCAATAGCCTCATTTTTTGGTGGAGGGATAGCAATTATATTTATGGTGTTTTGTGCAAATACAGTCGCACAATTTGCACTGAAATTTGGGCCATCAGAATATTTCAT is part of the Fusobacterium sp. JB019 genome and harbors:
- a CDS encoding tripartite tricarboxylate transporter TctB family protein; amino-acid sequence: MTGIISIVLGILYLIGMMQIELAAIGHPHAPIYFPSALGLGMIGLGIAQLIKDKKISIHQYLNDETIPMILKTAGIIIIYAVLFVPAGYVISTMIFMFMMLYLFNGKNKIKRTVITTIIFSILVYVVFSKLLGVYLPVMPFIYI